A stretch of Synergistes jonesii DNA encodes these proteins:
- the cas5b gene encoding type I-B CRISPR-associated protein Cas5b, with amino-acid sequence MAVIFDCSSDIAMFRKPYTTTSSVSFAFLPPTAAAGLICAIIGEDNESADDGCNAAYWRRMAGTSIAVKICSPVRWFRGALNFWNVKEPQKSPHIQVKHQFLYAPKYRVFVKGTLEERLNEKLSKGEFIYTPYLGMAYAISDIAYVGKCDDVPLDGYSGAVDSVIPLAEGVSVDFSATKRIFKEIMPFEFDEKRALKNSLQVLYSDGVNKIVLKEKGKANVARCMEDVIAWFPEW; translated from the coding sequence ATGGCGGTGATATTTGATTGTTCGTCGGATATTGCAATGTTCCGAAAGCCGTATACCACGACGTCGTCGGTCTCATTCGCCTTTCTGCCGCCAACCGCCGCAGCCGGGCTTATATGCGCGATTATAGGAGAAGACAATGAGTCTGCGGACGACGGCTGCAACGCGGCTTATTGGCGCAGGATGGCTGGGACGAGCATAGCCGTCAAAATATGCAGTCCTGTGAGGTGGTTCAGAGGCGCTTTAAATTTCTGGAATGTCAAAGAGCCTCAAAAATCGCCGCATATTCAGGTAAAGCATCAATTTTTGTATGCGCCGAAATATAGGGTTTTCGTTAAGGGCACGCTTGAAGAAAGGCTGAATGAAAAACTCTCAAAGGGAGAATTCATATATACGCCGTATCTTGGCATGGCCTACGCAATATCGGATATCGCCTATGTGGGCAAGTGCGACGACGTTCCTCTTGACGGCTACAGCGGCGCGGTGGACAGCGTAATTCCTCTGGCGGAGGGAGTATCGGTAGATTTTTCCGCGACAAAGAGAATATTCAAGGAGATAATGCCGTTTGAGTTTGACGAAAAGCGCGCGCTGAAGAACTCTTTGCAAGTCCTATACTCCGACGGCGTAAACAAAATTGTTCTGAAAGAGAAGGGCAAAGCAAATGTTGCCAGATGCATGGAAGACGTTATTGCTTGGTTCCCTGAATGGTGA